A single region of the Borrelia hermsii DAH genome encodes:
- a CDS encoding chemotaxis protein CheW, with translation MFIKEKAIEKKSHLQVACFKIGKESYGVAIEHIREVIKVPLEGIYAIPNVPNYITGIYNLRGNVIPLINLNIRFKIPSVYATEEDKLLTGYLIVNIKDKLLGIFVDKVLKVISFDVSRVQEPPATLQTLDRKYISGVIRIENEENFESEYLILIDIERIFDKSEFERIPYKESNEE, from the coding sequence ATGTTTATAAAAGAAAAAGCTATAGAAAAAAAGTCTCATTTGCAAGTTGCATGTTTTAAAATAGGCAAGGAGAGTTATGGGGTTGCAATAGAGCATATTAGAGAAGTAATTAAAGTGCCTTTGGAAGGTATATATGCAATACCCAATGTTCCTAATTATATTACGGGTATTTATAATCTTAGAGGAAATGTTATTCCTTTAATAAATTTAAATATTAGATTTAAAATCCCTTCTGTTTATGCAACAGAAGAAGATAAGCTTTTAACAGGTTATTTAATAGTGAATATTAAAGATAAGCTTTTAGGAATATTTGTAGATAAAGTTCTAAAAGTTATTAGCTTTGATGTATCGAGGGTGCAGGAACCTCCTGCGACCTTGCAAACTTTGGATAGAAAGTACATATCCGGTGTTATTAGAATTGAGAATGAGGAAAATTTTGAGAGTGAATATTTAATTTTAATTGATATTGAACGGATATTTGACAAGAGTGAATTTGAAAGGATTCCATATAAGGAGAGCAATGAAGAGTAA
- the murF gene encoding UDP-N-acetylmuramoyl-tripeptide--D-alanyl-D-alanine ligase: protein MHIKIKDILDSLGDVKFVGYLSSMQRVVSFYSLDSREINDENSGASLYFAYKGDRVDGFSFVEYLIDIGVKCFVCSKDYEHLCVEYLNKDESLVFLLTSNVVMCLQNLAAHFIKRTNFKRIAITGSNGKTTTKEMLYSILSERYKTCKTWGNLNSDIGLPLSILRTEGDEEYAVFEVGISYVGEMNLLSEILEPEIVIVTNISYAHMQAFEDLEMIASEKSEIITKSTQMVILNESCPYHSRLREIAKSISPEINIFYFDFNSLQIKSFAFLNDKFSYDFTYKGFDYSILLPGKHNIFNAISCINLALLLGMSENEIRNGLLNADFQKGRAELLRVKDYLVLNDSYNGNLGSFMALKEMILDFEIKGKKFIILGSFKELGKFAYEAHKTAMREVILMNFDKVFLIGEEFQEVKRRENLSLNNLCYFSNFEDFIDCFVNNLESGCFIAIKGSRSNRLERVLDYL from the coding sequence GTGCATATAAAAATTAAAGACATTTTAGATTCTTTAGGCGATGTTAAATTTGTTGGTTATTTAAGCAGTATGCAAAGAGTAGTATCATTTTATTCGCTTGACAGTCGTGAGATAAATGATGAGAATAGTGGAGCTAGTCTTTATTTTGCGTACAAAGGTGATAGGGTAGATGGATTTTCTTTTGTTGAATATTTAATTGATATTGGTGTTAAATGTTTTGTTTGCTCTAAGGATTATGAGCATTTGTGTGTTGAGTATTTAAATAAGGATGAGAGCTTGGTTTTTTTGCTCACTAGTAATGTAGTCATGTGTCTTCAAAATTTGGCAGCGCATTTTATTAAAAGAACGAATTTTAAGAGAATAGCTATTACTGGTAGTAATGGAAAGACCACAACAAAAGAAATGCTTTACAGCATATTGTCAGAGAGATATAAAACTTGCAAGACTTGGGGAAATTTGAATTCGGATATTGGGTTGCCTCTGAGTATTTTAAGAACTGAGGGGGATGAAGAGTATGCTGTTTTTGAGGTTGGGATCAGCTATGTTGGAGAGATGAATCTTCTTTCTGAAATATTAGAGCCTGAAATCGTTATTGTAACAAATATAAGTTATGCTCATATGCAGGCTTTTGAAGATCTAGAGATGATTGCTTCTGAGAAGAGTGAAATAATTACTAAGAGTACTCAGATGGTAATCTTAAATGAGAGTTGTCCTTATCATTCGCGTTTAAGAGAAATAGCTAAATCTATTAGTCCAGAGATTAATATTTTTTATTTTGATTTCAATAGTCTTCAAATTAAGTCATTTGCATTTTTAAATGATAAATTTTCTTATGATTTTACTTATAAAGGATTTGATTATTCTATTTTATTGCCCGGTAAGCATAACATTTTTAATGCAATATCTTGCATTAATCTGGCTTTATTGCTTGGAATGAGCGAAAATGAGATTCGTAATGGTTTGCTGAATGCTGATTTCCAAAAGGGTAGAGCAGAGCTTTTAAGAGTAAAGGATTATTTGGTTTTAAATGATTCTTATAATGGTAATTTAGGTTCATTTATGGCTTTAAAGGAGATGATTTTAGATTTTGAGATTAAGGGTAAAAAATTTATTATTCTTGGTTCTTTTAAAGAACTTGGAAAATTTGCGTATGAAGCACATAAAACAGCTATGCGAGAAGTTATCTTAATGAATTTTGATAAAGTATTTTTAATTGGTGAAGAATTTCAAGAAGTAAAAAGACGTGAAAATTTATCTTTAAACAATTTATGTTATTTTAGTAATTTTGAGGATTTTATTGATTGTTTTGTGAATAATTTGGAGTCTGGATGTTTTATTGCTATTAAAGGGTCAAGATCAAATAGACTTGAAAGGGTGCTTGACTATCTTTAA
- a CDS encoding SAM-dependent methyltransferase — translation MYNVVDKYSQKAKKEGYLARSVYKLIEIDQRFSLFSSGNILDIGASPGSFSQYAYNKLKNGVLVAVDLNDINLNFTNNFYFIKGNIYIDEVFEKIKTFAPYSLIISDAAFKTTGNRLVDTSNSFNLNMRIVELASQILIRGGNLLLKVFQGGEEEQLFYKLKRCFKLVKKIRPKAVRKNSFEIYFLSKDFIKLDTNI, via the coding sequence ATGTATAATGTTGTTGATAAGTATTCACAAAAAGCTAAAAAAGAAGGATATCTTGCTAGATCTGTTTATAAGTTAATCGAGATTGATCAGAGATTTTCTTTGTTCTCTTCTGGCAATATATTGGATATTGGGGCGTCTCCTGGCAGTTTTTCTCAATATGCTTATAATAAGCTTAAAAATGGAGTGCTCGTTGCAGTTGACCTTAATGACATAAATCTTAATTTTACTAATAATTTTTATTTTATCAAGGGTAATATATATATTGATGAGGTTTTTGAAAAGATCAAAACTTTTGCACCTTATAGTTTAATTATAAGTGATGCAGCTTTTAAGACTACTGGTAATAGATTAGTTGATACAAGCAATTCTTTTAATTTAAATATGAGAATAGTTGAATTGGCGTCCCAGATCTTGATAAGAGGTGGGAATTTATTACTTAAGGTTTTTCAAGGAGGCGAGGAAGAACAGCTTTTTTATAAGCTTAAGAGGTGTTTTAAGCTTGTTAAAAAAATAAGGCCTAAAGCTGTTCGGAAAAATTCTTTTGAAATTTATTTTTTATCTAAAGATTTTATTAAATTGGATACAAATATTTAA
- a CDS encoding tetratricopeptide repeat protein codes for MKKYAIILVWMNIIAPIYATIPTEDINSNKIIDELYTKSILLKELKKYNQSKSLLMQIINKDPKQVDAYLLIAELEYLMNNWLQAIEQTKTYLQIIDFKDTKNYLDISWAYFLIGESRNSMDYIIQFIQDNKELLNTNIYILIDTILKKGFYHFIQDEDLMFNLIITTIFQIETYDDTIFTIFLNNLAIIKQIPFYEFNKIKIKDLELQIKTLKKIKNSINGITKIT; via the coding sequence ATGAAAAAATATGCAATAATTCTAGTCTGGATGAACATCATTGCTCCTATTTATGCAACAATTCCTACAGAAGATATAAATAGCAATAAAATAATAGATGAGCTTTATACAAAATCAATATTACTCAAAGAGCTAAAAAAATATAACCAATCTAAATCATTATTAATGCAAATTATAAATAAAGATCCAAAACAAGTTGATGCATATTTACTGATTGCAGAATTAGAATACTTGATGAATAACTGGTTGCAAGCAATAGAACAAACAAAAACTTATCTACAAATAATTGATTTTAAAGATACAAAAAATTACCTTGATATTTCATGGGCATATTTTCTCATTGGAGAGTCAAGAAACTCAATGGACTATATAATTCAATTTATTCAAGATAATAAAGAATTACTAAATACTAACATATACATATTAATTGACACTATCTTAAAAAAAGGATTTTACCACTTCATACAAGATGAAGATTTAATGTTTAATCTAATAATTACTACTATTTTTCAAATAGAAACATATGATGACACCATATTCACAATTTTTCTAAACAATTTAGCTATCATCAAACAAATTCCTTTTTATGAATTTAATAAAATTAAGATCAAAGACCTAGAATTACAAATTAAGACCTTAAAAAAGATTAAAAACTCAATAAATGGTATTACTAAAATAACTTAG
- a CDS encoding NAD(+)/NADH kinase, with protein MKSKVLIYVNYSNSDAEVLACEIQKYLEHKYGVLSLFAGINKSSEVLTEADLIFAITLGGDGTVLLASGLLLKNDIDIPIISINLGKVGFLADIKPRDFKEVIDKFFNNSLFIHKKYLLSISAYENGNNIFTKYALNDVIIRSSALNKLIYVSLRVNSEDFLSYRSDGIIFATPTGSTGYSFSAGGAILESDLRAFILTPISPHSVYNRSFIFSSGSKLSLSFQKGYALNSASIFVDGVNIGTFGVDIVFELGLDNKSLRFASFCTDTFVRRLKNKLL; from the coding sequence ATGAAGAGTAAAGTTTTAATTTACGTAAATTATTCAAATTCAGATGCTGAAGTGCTTGCTTGTGAAATACAAAAATATCTAGAACATAAATATGGTGTTTTAAGCTTATTTGCAGGGATTAATAAATCTTCAGAAGTATTAACCGAGGCTGATTTGATTTTTGCAATAACTTTGGGTGGAGATGGGACAGTTTTATTGGCTAGTGGCTTGCTTTTGAAAAATGATATTGATATTCCAATTATTTCAATAAATTTGGGCAAAGTAGGATTTTTAGCAGACATAAAACCCAGAGATTTTAAAGAAGTAATAGATAAATTTTTCAATAATTCTTTATTTATTCATAAAAAATATTTGCTTAGTATTAGTGCTTATGAGAATGGAAATAATATATTTACTAAATATGCTTTAAATGATGTAATTATTCGTTCTAGTGCTCTTAATAAATTGATTTATGTAAGTCTTAGGGTTAATTCGGAAGATTTTCTATCATATAGGAGTGATGGAATAATATTTGCAACCCCAACAGGTTCAACCGGATATTCTTTCTCAGCAGGTGGCGCTATTTTAGAATCAGATCTTAGGGCTTTTATCTTAACTCCTATTTCTCCACATTCTGTTTATAATCGTTCTTTTATTTTTTCAAGCGGGAGTAAGTTGTCGCTTTCATTTCAGAAAGGATATGCGTTAAATTCAGCATCAATTTTCGTTGATGGTGTTAATATTGGTACATTCGGGGTTGATATTGTTTTTGAGTTGGGACTTGATAATAAAAGTTTGCGTTTTGCATCATTTTGTACAGATACTTTTGTTAGAAGGCTTAAAAATAAGTTATTATAA
- a CDS encoding polyprenyl synthetase family protein: MQNKSFLDKIEKNINYIFSKDHFLNLFKDKDLKLKLNIQESTIKTIKAPAIEIINRGGKRIRPMLMILLAYALGYNNSNTKNLYKLSMLLELPHSGSLIIDDIEDGAIKRRGKPAIHLIYGLDNSINTANLIYFLPAKLIQTANLKTSQQLLIYENFFTTLSNLHLGQGIDIAFHNGTYIPNVEEYISLVELKTSSLFGMAGFLAGILTNNENKAKNLYNTFMKLGTCFQIIDDIKNIKDGINGKEFGDDLIEGKKSLPIIYFLKEKQFDRQIIQELSKIKNKPIDESREEILKFSNMINSSSAIQAASTLAISYLNKFIEEFNSYALINKYKDMIMDIVEKIKEENL, translated from the coding sequence ATGCAAAATAAATCATTTTTGGATAAGATCGAAAAAAATATTAATTATATATTCTCAAAAGATCACTTTCTCAATTTATTTAAAGATAAAGATTTAAAGCTAAAACTTAATATACAAGAAAGCACAATAAAGACCATTAAAGCCCCAGCTATTGAAATAATAAATAGAGGGGGAAAGAGAATAAGACCAATGCTAATGATTTTACTAGCATATGCACTAGGATATAACAACAGCAATACCAAGAATCTATACAAACTAAGCATGCTACTTGAATTACCTCATTCTGGAAGTCTAATTATTGATGATATAGAAGATGGTGCCATTAAAAGAAGGGGCAAGCCTGCTATTCACTTGATTTACGGACTAGATAATAGTATTAATACAGCAAATTTAATTTACTTTCTGCCTGCAAAATTAATACAAACTGCAAATTTAAAAACAAGTCAACAACTATTAATTTATGAAAATTTCTTCACCACTCTCTCAAATCTTCACCTAGGACAAGGAATTGACATCGCATTTCATAATGGAACATATATTCCAAACGTCGAAGAATATATATCTTTAGTTGAACTTAAGACAAGTTCACTTTTTGGAATGGCTGGATTTTTAGCTGGAATACTTACAAACAATGAAAATAAAGCAAAAAATCTTTACAACACATTCATGAAGCTTGGAACCTGTTTTCAAATAATAGACGATATTAAAAATATTAAAGATGGAATTAATGGCAAAGAATTTGGAGATGACTTAATTGAAGGGAAAAAAAGTCTGCCCATAATATATTTTTTAAAAGAGAAACAATTTGATAGGCAAATCATTCAAGAGTTAAGCAAAATTAAAAATAAACCTATAGATGAATCAAGAGAAGAAATATTAAAATTTAGCAATATGATCAACTCATCAAGTGCCATACAAGCGGCCTCAACTCTTGCAATATCGTACCTTAATAAATTTATAGAAGAGTTTAACTCATACGCATTGATCAACAAATATAAAGATATGATAATGGACATTGTAGAGAAAATAAAAGAGGAAAATTTATGA
- a CDS encoding membrane protein → MFAIFVHSIIFAYLALGALYTERVGLLNISIEGISFLAVFLTSLFIYLGYGIFVAVVMTIFISLIFGVFLSFLVRNGYNIFITGIGINILCYFLVRLLMKANFNFIPGFSLNISNNFAVTFFIIFFFVFLSFSIYAINYSRVRVVFEFIRSSDYENILGEQTSNYFRSFAIFISVISASIAGSFLAINFNVYSYDLGLNNGWLAICILYIAFANPWLIFPSAFLMIFIEYKFFNFQDYVNSYFALSLPFYMAILINIFVALFRKTKLF, encoded by the coding sequence ATGTTTGCTATTTTTGTGCATTCTATAATATTCGCATATTTGGCACTTGGAGCTCTTTATACCGAAAGAGTAGGACTTTTAAATATATCTATTGAAGGAATTTCTTTTTTAGCTGTTTTTTTGACATCTCTTTTTATTTATTTGGGATATGGGATATTTGTTGCAGTTGTTATGACGATTTTTATTAGTTTGATCTTTGGGGTTTTTTTATCTTTTCTTGTAAGAAATGGCTATAATATTTTTATAACAGGTATAGGAATTAACATATTGTGTTATTTTTTAGTTAGGCTTTTGATGAAAGCTAATTTCAATTTTATTCCAGGATTTAGTTTAAATATTTCCAATAATTTTGCTGTTACTTTTTTTATTATATTTTTTTTCGTTTTCTTAAGTTTTAGTATTTATGCAATAAATTATTCAAGAGTTAGAGTGGTCTTTGAGTTTATTCGTTCAAGTGATTATGAGAATATATTAGGTGAGCAAACTAGTAATTACTTTAGGTCTTTTGCTATTTTTATTTCCGTAATATCTGCAAGTATTGCAGGTTCATTTCTTGCTATAAATTTTAATGTTTATTCTTATGATTTGGGATTAAATAATGGTTGGCTTGCTATTTGTATACTATATATTGCATTTGCAAATCCTTGGCTTATTTTTCCAAGTGCATTTTTGATGATATTTATTGAATACAAGTTTTTCAATTTTCAAGATTATGTTAATTCTTATTTTGCCCTTTCATTGCCCTTTTATATGGCTATATTAATTAATATATTTGTTGCACTTTTTAGAAAAACTAAGTTATTTTAG
- a CDS encoding DNA repair protein RecN has protein sequence MLVELFIRNFVLIKEVSIKLSASLVALTGESGSGKSLLLSSIYYLFGGKIKNDIIVDGEQECVLLAKFRVNDDVRDYLSFKGILALGFIVIKRIIIFKSSDILVSNYYINNEPISSAVLKSIFSMLIEVHSQNQQYLILKNPSNNLKILDNYANLNTQLEEYKLAYEAYIKCLKIFDDFASKEKLHKDSREECDKIIDEIDFLSPKIGEEEILKIKLDELKYHESLCNALLSLKDVLSLNDSGSALSEIKKVICDAEYLSRMNNSYFELEDRLKNSYYELEDIGQAYSRYLFDQIYDEKEIESLESRLYDLSRLKKRYGPSLEDVMALRKRCDEIINSSLNFETERLGKEQKLKDLFERVKKLAFDISGIRQTVALSFASEVTKILHKLNMGDAKFFVSVSEGEIKLTGMDEVEFLISSNIGLKVQPIYRIASGGELSRIMLAIKSVQNVGEDKLIIFDEIDSGIGGEFGVDLGKYLKELSENMQIIVVTHLANIASLSDYHILVKKECIKDKTFVQASLLLGNDRALAVARMLSGSINDISFRHAEELLKR, from the coding sequence ATGTTAGTTGAACTTTTTATAAGAAATTTTGTTTTAATTAAAGAGGTGTCCATTAAGTTAAGTGCAAGCTTGGTAGCACTTACGGGTGAATCTGGAAGTGGAAAAAGCTTATTGTTGTCATCAATTTATTATTTATTTGGTGGAAAGATTAAGAATGATATAATTGTTGATGGAGAGCAGGAGTGTGTTTTACTTGCTAAGTTTAGGGTAAATGACGATGTTAGGGATTATTTGTCTTTTAAAGGTATATTGGCTTTAGGTTTTATTGTTATAAAGAGAATAATTATATTTAAGTCTTCAGACATTCTTGTGAGTAATTATTACATTAATAATGAACCAATCTCTAGTGCCGTATTAAAGTCAATTTTTAGTATGTTGATTGAGGTGCATTCTCAAAATCAACAGTATTTAATTTTGAAAAACCCCTCAAATAATCTGAAAATTTTGGATAATTATGCTAATTTAAATACTCAATTGGAAGAATATAAATTGGCTTATGAAGCATACATTAAATGCTTAAAGATTTTTGATGATTTTGCTTCAAAAGAGAAATTGCATAAAGATAGTAGGGAGGAATGTGATAAAATAATTGATGAGATAGATTTTCTTAGTCCTAAGATAGGTGAGGAAGAGATTTTAAAGATCAAGTTAGATGAACTTAAGTATCATGAATCTTTATGCAATGCACTCTTAAGTTTAAAGGATGTTTTAAGTTTGAATGATAGTGGTTCTGCTTTAAGTGAGATAAAAAAGGTGATTTGTGATGCTGAGTATCTCTCAAGAATGAATAATAGTTATTTTGAACTTGAAGATCGTCTTAAAAATTCTTACTATGAACTTGAGGATATTGGTCAAGCTTATAGTAGGTATCTTTTTGACCAGATCTATGATGAGAAGGAAATTGAATCATTAGAAAGCCGCTTGTATGATCTCTCTCGTCTTAAGAAAAGATATGGACCAAGCCTTGAGGATGTCATGGCATTGAGGAAGAGATGTGATGAGATTATTAATTCGTCACTTAATTTTGAGACTGAAAGGCTAGGGAAAGAGCAAAAGTTAAAAGATTTGTTTGAGAGGGTGAAAAAATTGGCATTTGATATCTCAGGTATTAGGCAAACTGTTGCTTTGAGTTTTGCATCTGAAGTAACTAAGATTTTGCATAAGCTTAATATGGGTGATGCAAAGTTTTTTGTGTCAGTTTCTGAAGGGGAAATTAAATTAACAGGTATGGATGAAGTAGAATTTTTAATTTCTAGTAATATTGGTTTAAAAGTCCAACCGATTTATAGAATTGCGTCAGGGGGCGAGCTTTCAAGAATAATGTTAGCTATTAAGAGTGTTCAGAATGTAGGTGAGGATAAGCTTATTATATTTGATGAGATTGATTCTGGAATAGGTGGTGAGTTTGGGGTGGATTTAGGCAAGTATTTAAAGGAGCTGTCAGAGAATATGCAGATAATTGTTGTTACTCATCTTGCCAATATTGCAAGTCTTTCAGATTATCATATTTTAGTAAAGAAAGAATGTATTAAAGATAAGACTTTTGTTCAGGCTTCTTTATTGTTGGGCAATGACCGTGCTTTAGCAGTTGCCCGAATGCTTAGTGGGAGCATTAATGATATTAGCTTTAGACATGCTGAAGAGCTTTTGAAAAGGTAA
- the rsmH gene encoding 16S rRNA (cytosine(1402)-N(4))-methyltransferase RsmH codes for MGNIFHTPVLLDEIINLLEIVYVNDGFIFVDCTLGEGGHSSAVLRKYQNISVIGIERDDIILNRAKEFLVEFKGKVSYFNAWFDDFFSEYSLSSKANFILADLGISMFHYKMSGRGFSFFEDERLDMRLNPGAGGLSAYDIVNTFDKVRLENLIYEFGGEHYSKRIVSSILEYRKIKKIKTSRELQGIISKAYPRIKLKINPATKTFQALRIYVNDELFRLKRSLPLWVGSLSRNGILAIITFHSLEDKIVKEFFKGLSKEQYCILTKKPIIASFEEKRCNNASRSAKLRAIRKLYE; via the coding sequence ATGGGTAATATTTTTCATACCCCTGTACTTCTTGATGAAATTATTAATCTTTTAGAGATTGTATATGTAAATGATGGATTTATTTTTGTTGATTGCACTCTTGGGGAAGGTGGTCATTCAAGTGCGGTTTTGAGGAAATATCAAAACATAAGTGTGATTGGGATTGAAAGGGATGATATTATTTTAAATAGGGCAAAAGAGTTTCTTGTAGAATTTAAGGGAAAGGTTTCATATTTTAATGCTTGGTTTGATGATTTCTTTAGTGAATATTCTTTAAGTAGTAAAGCCAATTTTATTTTAGCTGATCTTGGCATTTCTATGTTTCATTACAAAATGAGTGGTAGGGGATTTTCTTTTTTTGAAGATGAAAGATTAGATATGAGACTTAATCCTGGTGCTGGGGGTCTTAGTGCTTATGATATTGTCAATACTTTTGATAAGGTAAGACTTGAAAACTTAATTTATGAGTTTGGTGGTGAACATTATTCTAAGAGAATTGTTAGTTCTATCTTGGAATATAGAAAGATTAAGAAAATAAAAACTTCAAGAGAGCTTCAGGGTATAATTAGTAAAGCGTATCCTAGAATAAAGCTTAAGATAAATCCAGCAACTAAAACTTTTCAAGCGTTAAGAATTTATGTTAATGATGAGCTTTTTCGTTTAAAGAGAAGCTTGCCGTTATGGGTAGGAAGCTTATCAAGGAATGGGATCTTGGCTATTATTACATTTCATTCACTGGAAGATAAAATTGTAAAAGAGTTTTTTAAAGGTTTAAGTAAAGAACAATATTGTATACTTACTAAAAAGCCTATAATTGCAAGCTTTGAAGAGAAGAGATGCAATAATGCCTCAAGAAGTGCTAAGCTTAGAGCCATAAGAAAGTTATATGAGTAA